The genome window GCGGTCAAGGCGGTCCGGGAGAAGTTCGAGGAGTACGGCCTCGATGCCCGCGCCTTCGCGGGGATCAAGGTCGCGGCGGTGGGCGAGCAGACCGCTCGGGCGCTGATCGCGTTCGGTGTGAAGCCGGACCTGGTGCCGAGCGGCGAGCAGTCGGCCGCCGGGCTGCTGGAGGACTGGCCGCCGTACGACCCGGTCTTCGACCCGATCGACCGGGTGTTCCTGCCGCGGGCCGACATCGCCACGGAGACGCTGGTCGCCGGGCTGATCGAGCTGGGCTGGGAGGTCGACGACGTCACGGCCTACCGGACCGTGCGGGCGTCGCCGCCGCCGGCGGAGACGCGGGAGGCGATCAAGGGGGGCGGGTTCGACGCCGTTCTCTTCACCTCGTCCTCCACCGTGCGGAACCTGGTGGGTATCGCCGGGAAGCCGCACAACGTGACCGTGATCGCCTGTATCGGTCCCGCCACGGCCAAGACGGCCGAGGAGCACGGGCTCCGCGTGGACGTGATGGCCCCCGAGCCGTCCGTGCACAAGCTGGCCGAGGCGCTGGCGGAGTTCGGACTGCGACGGCGCGCCGCGGCCGTGGAGGCGGGAGATCCCGTCACCCGACCGAGCGAGCGACGGCCGGGGGCGCGGAGGCGGCGGACTACGACCTGAGGGTTGTGACGACCTGAGGGATGTGACGACCTGAGGGATGTCGAGGGTTGTCGTCGGGAGCGGTGGTCCTGCGGGGCCACCGCTCTTGGCGTTGGGGGTGGGTGCGGTGGGGGTGGGTGCGGTGCGTTGTCGGAAGGGTCCCCTTGCCCGTACGAGATCCATTCCCGTCCGGGGGCTTGGGTTCCGTAGAGCGTGGCACATCAGGGTGCTGTCGGCCGTTACCGCCGACAACGCCTCAGGTGGGGAACTCCCCCAACCAGCCCCGCTGCAGCAGTAACTTGGGAAGGTATTCCGACTCGACGTCGATGGGGATTCCGCCGTCGTGGGCGAGGCAGGCCAGGGTGAGGGGGCCGAGGGCCAGAAAGCCCTCGGTGCGATCGGTGCGGTCCTCATCTGTCGTCCATTACTCCTTGTGTAGTTCGACGGCCTCCACCAAGGCCTCGTTGAAGCCTTCCTCGTCCTGTCGCACGAAACGGTGGAGGAGGTTGATCGGCGGATAGAGAACGAGCTGCACCAGATCCCGGGGAGCGACCGAGATGGCTTCGGGGTGTGAGGCTTCGAGCGTGGCGATCAACTTCTCCACCAGCCCCGGACGCCGTAGCCAGTACGTCTGCAGAGTGTCGACCCAGCAATAGACATACTCGTCGTACGCCCCGTCGGGAGAGCGCAGGCGGTCGAGCGGAATCTCGCACAGCTGAGTCATCCGCTTCTGCTCGCGACAGACGACGGCCGACCAGAACGCCGTCAGCCAGTTGCCCGCGTCGGCGTACGCCTGCGGTCCGGCCGCCGGGATATGCCGCACCTCGTGATCGATCCGGCATTCGACCAGGCCTTCCGTCGCCGCCGTCACGGCGAACATCGCCGAGCCGAGCTGCATCGCGGAGACAGCCGCCTCCCAGGTCTCCACCGCCGCGGCCTGTGGATCGATCACGCAGCGTGCCTGAAGGTGAAGGGGCAATGTACCGAACGTGAAGTCGATCATTCCGACCGAACGCTCAAGCCTTGCGACGCCCCTGGCGACATCCTCTGCCAGCCCATGTGTGAAGGCCTCACCTTCGGGTCCGGGCGCACCGTGCCTGGCAACAGTCACGGCCACGGACGAGTCTCCTTACGCATGTCGAACCGATGGAGCGGGGGGTCAGCTGGTCGGCTCAGGTGTCGATCTCGCCGCGCCAGGCGAAAGTCAGCAGAGCCTTGGGCAGGTACTCCGACTCGACCTCGATGGGAAAACCCTTGTCGTGGGCGAGGCAGGCGATGGCAAGCGTGCCGAAAGCGACGAGACTGTCGCTGTTGATGGCCCGGTCGTCGTCGGCGGTCCAGTACTCCTTGTGCCAGCGGAGCGCGTCGGCCAACGCCTCGTTGAACTTCTCGTGGTCCTCACGCAGGTAGCGGTAGAAGAGCATGATCGGCGGATAAAGGATGGAGGACATGTAGTCCTGATCCGCCCAACGCGCCGAGTCGGGCCCGGTGCCGTCGACTGCGGCGACCAGCGGATCGCCCACACCGTCCTGGCCCAGCCAGAAGCGTTGGAGGGTCTCCACCCACGCGTAGATGTACTCGTCGAACGTCGCCCCCGATTCACGCAGCAGCGAGACGGGAACCTGCGCCAGCCCGCCCAGTCGCTCGTTCTCGCGGCAGATCAGCGCGAGGTAGAAGGCCTTGACCCAGCTGTCGGCGTTCACATTGGGCCGGGGCCCGGTTGTCGGAAGGTTCCGCTCCTTCTCCTTGATCCGGCAGGTCAGGGTATGTCCCTCGGGCCGGGTGGCCAGAGCGAACCGCGCGTGGCCCAGTTGCATCGCGGTGACCCAGGCCTCCCAGGTCTCGAACTCCTCGGCGCCCGGGTCCACCTCGCATCGGGCCATGGCATAGGTCAGTGCCGTGTCCAGTGCACGCCGCCGGGACATGTCCGACTGTTCGAGGCGCTCCAGCACCCGCGCCACGGACCCCGCCAACGCTTCGAGGCCGGCTGCCGTGTTGACATGGGCAGCGAGACTTGGCGGGTTGTCATGGCGAGGAATGCGCGTGACCACGGGTTCTCTCTTCCTATTGGTCAATTCAGTCAATATTGAAGTGCTCCAGCTTCGCACCAGCGTAGGTGCCCGGATTCTCGGCGGCCTTCACCATGACGTACTTCAGCTTGCCGTTCTCCAGGGCGTCGGATATCAGCTCAGCGAGGTCGCCGTTGGTCACCGGCTTCCCCTCGGCGTCCAGCACCCGGTTGCCCGTGCCGTCCGTCGCCTCGAGCTTGAAGTTTTTCTCCATCTGGAAAAGGATCGTCTCGATGTAGGGCCGCGTTCCCTGCTGCACCATCCAGCCTTCGGCCTCTCCGGCGCCCTTGCGCCACATCGGGTTGGCCTGGGGCGCCTTCGCCTCCGCGATCACGAGCGTGCCGTCGTCGAGCCGATAGAGCTGATCGAACATGTTGGCGCCGTTCGGTGTCTTCGGCAGGTCGATCCACTGGGCGTCCGGGAATCTCTGCGGAATGACATGCCGCATGGCGGCCTGCTCGCCGAGCGCCTCGGCAATCGAGCTGTTGTTGGGCCGCCCCGGGAGCTGCAGGTCAAACGCCTTCTGCGCTTTGTTGAGCTTCGCCAGGTTCTCGGCGGAGGGATCAGCCTCGTACGCACGCTCCGCGTTGGTGAGGTCCTTGGACACCTTCCGGTCCATCGCAGCGTCATCAAGGTGATTGATCTGCTCGGTCCGGACCGACTTACGATCGAAGGTGCCTGGGTCGAGCCGACCCGTCGCGCCCGTCCTGGTCGGCAGGGAGTCCTTTGCGATCCAGTTGCCGTGCTCGTCCTTGGCCAGGACGGGCAGCGGGTCGCCGTTCTCGTCGGTCGCCTTGGTGCTCCAACGGTGGCCGTCCGAGCGGTAGTACTTGTCGAACCAGGCTTTGTCGGGTTCGTTCGCCTTCCTGATCTGCTCCTCGACGATCTTCTTCGCTTCTTCCGGGGTCCGCTTCGGCGGCTGCGGACCCTCGTCCGCGGCCCCGGCCCCGCCGTCCGCCGCGTGTCCGACCCCGGCAGCCTCCTCCCCGGCCCGACCCTCCGCACCCGGCACGTCGTCACCGGTGCGACCGAAGTCATCAGTACTTCCGCCACCGGGCCTCTCAGAACCACCCGAGTCGCCCCGGTGCCCGGGTGGCGGACTCTCGCCGCCGGTACGGCCCCCGGATCCGCCGAGGTTGTCACCCCCGCGGCCCCCCACCGCCGTGGTGTCCCCCACCCGCGTCCCGGCCCCGGCCCCGGCCCCCACGAGCTCTCGCTCACCAGTAGCCCTGGGCGCCCCGGTCTCCCCCGCCCGCTGTTCGGCCGTCGGCTCGTGGCGGATGGTGTCGAGGGGCTCGCGGACCGTGCCGTCGGCGTTGTGCATGATCAGGGTCTTGGTGTCGAGGTAGACGACCTCGCCCTCGGGGGTGGTCATGCGGACGGTGTTGTCGGGGGTGAGGCCGGTGGGGAGGTCGTCGGCGAGGCTGGGTGCGTCGGCTATGCGGTAGGTGCCCTCGCCGAGGCGGATGTGGGTGCCGTCGGTGATGCCGCGCAGGCTTGCCATGACGTCGCTGATCTTGACGGCGGTCCCGCCGATGCCCTTGGCGATGTATGTCATCGGGTCGACGATGCGTCCCGCCTTGCCCGCGAAGGAGAGGGCCTTCGCGATCGCACCGGCTTTGCCCGTCGCCGCGACCGCTCCGCCCGCGCCGCCGGTGAAGATGGTGGTGAGGACGTTGAACGTCACTGCCCCCGCCGCCCGGGAGGGGTTCTTGCCCCACTCGTCGTAGGCGATGAGTGCCTTGCCGGTTTCCACGACGGCGGTGCGGGAGTCGCGGAGCCAGGAGGGGAGTTTGTCGTCGGGGGCCAGCCAGTAGGCGGCGCCGACGACGGGGACGGCGGTGATGAGGATGCCGGTCGCGAGTTTGCCGAGGCCCACCCAGGCCTGGCCGGCCGCGTCCCAGCCGTTGAAGCCGACCAGGGTGCCGAGGCCCTTGATGGTGCCCCATACGCCGTCGACGACGAAGCCGACCGTGAAGTCCCAGGCGTGTTCGTGGAGGTAGTACCAGGGGTTGGACTCCTCGACCGGGTCGCCCCACGGCAGCCCGCCGGCCGCGTCGAGGTCCTCGGCGCGGTAGCCGTACATGTTGTCTTTGTTCGAGCCGTCGTTGACGACGAGCGGGTCGCCGCCGACCAGTGCGACGATCTTGTTGTGGCAGGCCGATTCGGCGGCCTGGAAGGCGGTCCAGGCGGCGTTCACCGCGCTGCGGCGGGCTGTGTTCTCCTCGATGAGGTCGCCGTCCGCGACCCAGTCCTCGTCGTCCGCGACGCGCCGTTCGAACGCCGCCGCCTCCGCGCGGAGCGTGTCGAGCCGGTCGACCAGGGGCCGTATCTCGGCCGCGTAGTCGAGCAAGGCCCGGGAGACGGTGTTCAGTTCGGTCTGCAGGTCCTGGCCCGCCGCCGCTACCGGGGCGGTCGTCGCGAAGAGCTGGTCGGCCTCGGGTGCCTTGTAGAAAGGTTCCAGCAGCTGGAAGTTGGCGTCGATCAGCAGACCCGCTGCCCCGACCGCCATCGCGTCGAACGCGATGTCCCCGGCGTCCGTCTCCAGTTGCTCCAGATTCCCCGTGAACTCCGGTATCTCGGCCGAGACAACGGGCCTGTCCTCGCTCACGTCTACCCCCGTGGACGCCCTCGCGCATACGTTGTCGATCATTTGTACCAAACATTTGTACCAAAATTGCGATCGCGATCCCATGCACTTCTGGCCAAAGCTCACCCCTGGATGACCGGCGGGGGTGGTGGGGGAGGGGGTACGGCCCCGGGGCCGGGTGTGCTGTCTGGGTGGGTGACCGAAGCGACTCTGGGGACTTGGGCAGCTGAGGACTACTTCCGTATGCGTACGTTCGTGTTGAGGGCGATGGGCGCCGGCGTTGCCGCTGCACTCGCTCTGGGGGGGTGGGTTGTCGGCCGCGCCGCGTGCGCGGGCCGCCGAGTGGGACGAGTGCGGGTATCCCTCGGCGAAGGACCGGACCGTCGTGCGGTGCGCGGTCGAGGCGCCGCTCGGCTCGGACGACTCGCCCATCCACAACGTCACCGTCCGGGACGGAGCCGACACGATCAGCGGCTGTGCCTACGTGTGTCGCGGGGGCGCCGGCGACGACTCCCTGCGCGGGGGCCGGGGCGCCGACAAGCTGTCCGGGGGGCCTGGGCGGAGCAAGGTTCAGCAGTGGTCGG of Streptomyces phaeolivaceus contains these proteins:
- a CDS encoding immunity 49 family protein, which gives rise to MVTRIPRHDNPPSLAAHVNTAAGLEALAGSVARVLERLEQSDMSRRRALDTALTYAMARCEVDPGAEEFETWEAWVTAMQLGHARFALATRPEGHTLTCRIKEKERNLPTTGPRPNVNADSWVKAFYLALICRENERLGGLAQVPVSLLRESGATFDEYIYAWVETLQRFWLGQDGVGDPLVAAVDGTGPDSARWADQDYMSSILYPPIMLFYRYLREDHEKFNEALADALRWHKEYWTADDDRAINSDSLVAFGTLAIACLAHDKGFPIEVESEYLPKALLTFAWRGEIDT